The stretch of DNA TCACGCCAATTCTCCGCAAGTACGCGGGCGATGATACGCTCATCAAGTTCCCACCGGGCCGATACTACATGGACTCACAGTTCCGATTTACGGGCTTCCGGAACTTCGGGCTGGTTGGCGACGACGCCACGCTCGTCCCCGCGAACTACGACGAGTTCGACGGCCCGCAGTACCGTCTGTTCCGACTTGGCATCTACTACAACCCCGGCGTCGACCTCCGTGTCCAGGGGTTCACCGTTGACCTCACCGCAGAACGCACCGGGATTCGCGCAATCGACGCGATGGTCGATGACGGCCTGTTCGTAGACGACATCACCATCGTTGGCCGCCACGACACGGGCACGTTCGGGCCAGCGCTGTTCTCGATTACGTCTCCAGACGGCAAGGGCATGGTCAAGCGCTTCCGCGCCAACGACGGTGGTGCGTGGGACGAAAACACGCCTGGCGACCTCTGGCGGGGGCCAACGGGCATCCTTTGCAGCCAGTACCACACGGGCCAAATCGAGTTCAAAAACTGCGAACTCGACGACTGGCCGGACAACGGCCTCTACGCGGTGACCAACGGTCGCGTCATCGTGAACGGTGGGCGCTACGCCAACAGCGAGGCAGCGAGCATCCGCCTCGGTGGCCACGACTGCATCGTCACGGGCGCAGAAGTCGTCGTCGACAAGCAGAACCCACAGAATCAGAACCAGCGGGGCATCCGGCTCGACGCAGGCCCCAACATGGCGGTCGTCGATACGACGATCCGATTGGAAAAACCCAACGGACACGCGCTCACCGTGATGAACGACTGTGAAAGCGCGTACCTCCGCGGCCTCGATATCTCTATCGGCGACGAAGTCTGCCACGGTATTGTTGTCCAGTCGCAGGCCGGCCCAACCGAGATTGTTGACACGAACATCGACATCCAGCGCGGCGGCAACGCCATCCAAATCAACGGCACCGACGCGGGCAAAGTACACTGTGAGTACGTCGACATCACGGGTAACGCAGACGGCGACTCGTGGCGCCACGCTATTCGCTGCAACCGCAACGACTGCGAGTTTCGCGTCGTGAACGTCAACCAGCCGGGCGACTACTTCCGACGCGCACTCGTGCTCAACGGCGACAACGTGCTCGTCTACCGTGGCAAGCAGGCCGCAACCCACGTCCCAATCGTGGTCAACAGTGCGGGCGCATGGATCGAACGCATCGAAGCGGAGTCGTTCAGCGGGCGCGAAGGCATCAAGCTCAACAGCACGAGCTCTGACGTAACCATCAAGCGCAGCACCATCGCAAACGGCATCTGGGACAAGAGCACTGACGGACCGCGGATGTACGGCAACGAGTTCGAATTAAGTTAATTAACTCTTCTGGCCGTTTCGGTGTCCACGATTGGCCCACACACCTTTCTGTGTCTGGCGGTGTGTGCCTGTATGGTCGAACACGACCTCGGTCAGGCGACCATCGTGTATGACAGTCCCGACGGCAATTTGATTAACAGGTTGATAACACCTTGTTAGGTCATTCCTTCTTTAATTCGTCTCATATTTACAAAGTCGTCAGAATCCGACTGGGAACCAATGAGTGGCGTGGTTACAATTAGTATCGAAGTAGAACTTGGATGGGGATTCCACGATATTGGCGGTCCAAAGCGGCTGAGCGATCGATGTGAAGAGGAACGAAAGTATCTCCAAAACCTTCTCCTCAAATGCGACGAGGTGGGCATTCCTATCTCGTTCGACATCGTCGGTCACCTCACCCTCAGTGAATGTGATGGGACACACGAGGGTCACTACCCAGCAGACTGGTTTGCGAACGATCCTGGTACGAACCTTGAGACAAATCCAGACTTTTACGCGCCGGATATGATAGCAGCCATCGAGGCGTCGAAAGTAAGTCACGAACTCTGTACGCACACCTTCTCGCATGTTCTTTGCGACCGAATGGGAGACGACTGTGTCAACGACGATATCGCTCACGCACAACGAATTCACGAGACTCAATTCGGGAAGAAATCGGTCTCATTCGTTCCCCCTCGACACTTCGAACCGTCAGCGACCGTTCTACGAGAAAACGGAATCGAAATCGTTCGAAAATCGGTTCATACCGATACGAGTAACAAAGTGACCCGCTTTTTCGAGCTGCTAGTCTCTCCCCCGTTGCTCGATGAGCCACAGATAGTAGACGGGATTGTCGAAACGTACTGTACGAGCTACCAGTCGCTCACTGCAAGTTCACTTCCAATAGGTCAGCGAGAAAGCCATGCGGTGTTCAAACCAATCCCGCGCAGCCTCAGACAGCAGCTTCACCTCCGCCGTATGGAAACCGAGCTTAAAGCTGTCGTCGAGAAGGATGGCTATGCTCACTTCTGGTGTCACCTCTGGGATCTCTCGAACGAACACCAGTGGGGAGTTGTTGAGCCGTTCCTTGACATGCTTGCGACGTACCGTGATATGGAGGGGCTACAGGTGTTGACAATGTCTGAACTGAATAACCACGTCAGGACGCAACGCGCAACGGGCGTCGAGCTCGTGGAGGGAATCAATGGCTGAACCGCTTCGTCTCTGTCTACTCACAGAATCGTCGATGAGTCGGTGGCAACTCGAAGCGGTCAGAAAATTGCTCAACGAACAAGATGTCGTCATCAGTCTGGTCGTGGTTCACCACCCACGCAGCCGCACGCGTAAAGAAAAGCTCGATCGCGCAATTCAGCTTCGTGAGTGGACACTCGTCGCTGGCGGACTTGCCCTCATGCGCAAGCTACGAGGAACCCATCCATTGACCGAATCGATTCCCCTCCACGAAATCTCGGAACTCAATGGTATCGAACAGGTCGCGTGTACGCCTGACATCATCAATGGCTGGAAGTACCAAATACAACCAGAAATCGCTGACGAAGTTGCAGCGAAGGCTGACATCGCGCTTCTGTGCGGGTTCGGATTCATCATAGGTTCGATTCTAACTGCCCCAAAACACGGCGTATTGAGCTTCCATCACGGCGACTTACGAAAGTACCGAGGGCAGCCCATGGGCTTCTGGGAGTATCTCCGCGGCGAAGAGACAGCAGGCGTAACGCTCCAGAGACTTACCGAAAAACTCGATGGTGGAGAAATCATCTATCTGAAAGAAGTTGACATCAGTAACGCCCGGTATCTGCGCGAAGTGAAAACCCTCCTCCTTGCAGAGTCGGTTAATATGCTCTCTGAGGGTGTGCGACGAGTTCGTGACGAATCGTTCACACCGGAGACGCCAACCGAACTCGGACAGATATATCGCATCCCGAAAGGCAAGCCAGTCCTAAAGTACCTCGCTAAATCCATCTTGGCAGCGGCTCGGCTGTCCTGATTTTCGCGAACATAATTGGCCCACACACCTTTCTGTGTCTGGGGGTGTGTGCCTGTATGGTTGAAAACGACCTCGGTCAGGCGACCATCGTGTATGACAGCCCCGACGGCACCATCGAACAGACGGTCGATAACGAGCATGTCGCGTATTTTCAGGACCACTGGATCGTCAAAACCGGCGAAGACGACCACGGCAACGACACCATCCGACGCATTCCGCACCAGCGTGTCCACTACGTCGAACGGAACGTAGAGCAGTTCGAAAACGAAGTTGAGACGCTGAAAGACCGCGTCCAGTCGTTCACCGACGACCTTAGAACGCGAATCATGGGCGACGAACAGTCACAGTCTCAAGAACAGACCCAAGAGTCGATTCACGTCGATATCGAAGACGAAGACCGGTCGCAGTAACCCCAGCGCATTGTTTACTCCTCGCGCGCGAACACCGGATACGTGCGAGCGAGCGTCGGTCTGTCCGCTCGGTCGAGCGCTACACCCGCATTTTGAATCGCGCGCACGACATCTTCGATGTCAGTGAGCGTCGTCCGGTGTGAGCAAATCGAGAAGCGCAACACGGTGCGGCCATGGATGGCGCTCGTGCCGAAAAACGCGAGACCGCTTTCTTGGATTGCGTCGGTTATTTTCTGATTTAACGTATCGAGATACGAGTCGAGGGCGTCTTGTTGCTCGGCCGTGAGCGACTCGATTGTGCCGAGGTCTGCAGGCACGTACCGGAACGAATAGATGTAGAGGTTCGGCTCTTGAATCGCCGCTAAGTCGGGTTCCCGTCGCACGAGCGTGTCGAGATGGTGGGCACACTCGATGTTCTGGCGAAGTAGATCGCGGTAGCCCTGTACGCCGTAGTGTTTGAGGCTCATCCAGACTTTGAGCGCCCGGAAGCCGCGTGACATCTGTGGGCCGTGTTGGTAGAAGTCGTGGCCTTCGTACGCAGTGGGGAGCGTGCCGTGGAGATACGGCGCGTCCATGTCGAACGACCGGCGGAGGCGGTCTGGCTCGCGCACGAGAATCGCGCCACACTCGTAGGGGACGTAGAGCCACTTGTGCGGGTCGAGCGTTATCGAGTCTGCGCGGTCTAATCCCTCGTACTTGGTGGCGAATTCGGGAAGCATCGCGCCGACTGCGCCACACGCGCCGTCAGCGTGGAACCACAGGCCGCGTTCGTCGCAGATGCGCGCGATGTCTGGAAGTGGGTCGATGGCGCTCACGTTAATTGAGCCGACCTGTCCGATGACACAGAAGGGGATATCGCCGTTTTCGATGTCTGCGTCGAGCAGTGTTTCGAGTGCGTCCGTGTCCATCGTCAAATCGTCGTGACTCGGGACGAGACGCACGGCGTCGCGGCCGAGGTTGAGCATATCGGCCACGCGGAAGATGGAGGAGTGACCCTCGTGGTCGGCCATGTAGAGCGTATAGCGCCCGGTTCGGGTGGGCGATTGGAGACCCCCTGCGGTGGTGTCGTACTCGGCGGTGTTCCTGAGCGCGGTGAGAATGGCGACGAAGTTCGCCATCGTCCCGCCGCTGGTCAAGAGGCCGCCACAGTCCGGGTCGTACCCAATAAGCTCTGCGAGCCATGAGAGGACCGTGCGCTCTACTTCCGTCGCGGCGGGTGCGGGCTTCCACCCGCCGGTGTTCATATTCACCGCCGCAGCGAGCGCCTCTGCGAGCGTTCCCATCATG from Haladaptatus sp. ZSTT2 encodes:
- a CDS encoding pyridoxal phosphate-dependent decarboxylase family protein, with the translated sequence MASRGHQFSTHDLTPAEFRKLGYQTVDMLTAFYEDIETRPVFPAKSEQTVEALFDEPLPERGQNPETILREWETKILPNATHNTSPRYFGYVMGSGTMMGTLAEALAAAVNMNTGGWKPAPAATEVERTVLSWLAELIGYDPDCGGLLTSGGTMANFVAILTALRNTAEYDTTAGGLQSPTRTGRYTLYMADHEGHSSIFRVADMLNLGRDAVRLVPSHDDLTMDTDALETLLDADIENGDIPFCVIGQVGSINVSAIDPLPDIARICDERGLWFHADGACGAVGAMLPEFATKYEGLDRADSITLDPHKWLYVPYECGAILVREPDRLRRSFDMDAPYLHGTLPTAYEGHDFYQHGPQMSRGFRALKVWMSLKHYGVQGYRDLLRQNIECAHHLDTLVRREPDLAAIQEPNLYIYSFRYVPADLGTIESLTAEQQDALDSYLDTLNQKITDAIQESGLAFFGTSAIHGRTVLRFSICSHRTTLTDIEDVVRAIQNAGVALDRADRPTLARTYPVFAREE
- a CDS encoding formyltransferase family protein; this translates as MAEPLRLCLLTESSMSRWQLEAVRKLLNEQDVVISLVVVHHPRSRTRKEKLDRAIQLREWTLVAGGLALMRKLRGTHPLTESIPLHEISELNGIEQVACTPDIINGWKYQIQPEIADEVAAKADIALLCGFGFIIGSILTAPKHGVLSFHHGDLRKYRGQPMGFWEYLRGEETAGVTLQRLTEKLDGGEIIYLKEVDISNARYLREVKTLLLAESVNMLSEGVRRVRDESFTPETPTELGQIYRIPKGKPVLKYLAKSILAAARLS